In Pseudomonas sp. Leaf58, one DNA window encodes the following:
- a CDS encoding iron-sulfur-binding ferredoxin reductase: MPELCVGERCWTVPTGSNLLDALNEVGLNVPYSCRAGSCHACLVHCLDGQPLDALPEALALEKHARGWRLACQCRVVEDLHVALFDPLRDGVPAQVCALDWAGEVLRLRLRPERAVRYQAGQHMVLWHGAVARPYSLASLPGEDDFLEFHIDCQRPGAFCDKARGLQLGDVLRLGELRGGALHYDPDWQVRPLWLLATGTGLAPLWGILREALREGHQGEVRVVHVAQNSAGHYLAEPLLEMAGVKVELVLAQQLEEVLAGLRPSSRQTVALVCGAPGSVEQFARRLFIAGVPRGQVFADVFVEHA, encoded by the coding sequence ATGCCCGAACTTTGTGTGGGCGAGCGCTGCTGGACGGTGCCCACCGGCAGTAACCTGCTCGATGCCCTGAACGAGGTAGGTTTGAACGTGCCCTACAGCTGCCGAGCTGGCAGTTGCCATGCGTGCCTGGTGCATTGCCTGGACGGCCAACCGCTGGATGCCCTGCCCGAGGCCCTGGCGCTGGAAAAGCACGCCCGAGGTTGGCGCCTGGCCTGCCAGTGCCGGGTAGTCGAGGACCTGCATGTGGCGCTGTTCGACCCGCTGCGTGATGGCGTGCCGGCGCAGGTCTGTGCACTGGACTGGGCTGGCGAGGTATTGCGCTTGCGGCTTCGGCCCGAGCGGGCGGTGCGTTACCAGGCGGGGCAGCATATGGTGCTGTGGCATGGCGCGGTAGCGCGGCCTTACTCCTTGGCCAGCCTGCCGGGGGAAGACGATTTCCTCGAGTTTCATATCGACTGCCAGCGTCCCGGCGCCTTCTGTGACAAGGCCCGTGGCTTGCAGTTGGGTGATGTGCTGCGCCTGGGCGAACTCAGGGGCGGGGCTTTGCATTACGACCCCGACTGGCAGGTGCGGCCGCTGTGGTTGCTAGCGACGGGTACCGGGCTGGCACCGTTGTGGGGCATCTTGCGTGAGGCGTTACGCGAGGGGCATCAAGGGGAAGTTCGGGTGGTGCATGTGGCGCAAAATAGCGCTGGGCATTACCTGGCTGAGCCGTTGCTGGAGATGGCGGGCGTGAAAGTCGAACTGGTGCTGGCGCAGCAGCTGGAGGAAGTGCTAGCCGGGTTGCGGCCGTCATCGCGGCAGACGGTGGCGCTGGTGTGTGGGGCACCGGGGAGTGTCGAGCAGTTTGCTCGGCGGCTGTTCATCGCCGGGGTGCCGCGGGGGCAGGTGTTTGCTGATGTGTTCGTTGAGCATGCCTGA
- a CDS encoding fumarate hydratase, translating into MTVIKQDDLIQSVADALQFISYYHPVDFIQAMHEAYLREESPAARDSIAQILINSRMCATGHRPICQDTGIVTVFVRVGMDVRWDGATLSVDDMINEGVRRAYNLPENVLRASILADPAGARKNTKDNTPAVIHYSIVPGDKVEVDVAAKGGGSENKSKMAMLNPSDSIVDWVLKTVPTMGAGWCPPGMLGIGIGGTAEKAAVMAKEVLMESIDIHELKARGPQNRIEEIRLELFDKVNQLGIGAQGLGGLTTVLDVKIMDYPTHAASLPVCMIPNCAATRHAHFVLDGSGPAELEAPSLDAYPEIVWEAGPSARRVDLDAITPEEVASWKPGETILLNGKMLTGRDAAHKRMVEMLNRGEELPVDLKGRFIYYVGPVDPVGDEVVGPAGPTTATRMDKFTRQILEQTGLLGMIGKSERGPTAIEAIKDNKAVYLMAVGGAAYLVAQAIRKSKVLAFAELGMEAIYEFEVKDMPVTVAVDSNGESVHITGPALWQSKIAQSLAVEVK; encoded by the coding sequence ATGACCGTGATCAAGCAAGACGACCTGATTCAGAGCGTCGCCGATGCCCTGCAATTCATTTCGTACTACCACCCCGTCGATTTCATCCAGGCCATGCACGAGGCCTATCTGCGTGAAGAGTCGCCCGCTGCGCGCGATTCCATCGCCCAGATCCTGATCAACTCGCGCATGTGCGCCACCGGCCACCGCCCGATCTGCCAAGACACCGGTATCGTCACCGTGTTCGTCCGCGTGGGCATGGACGTGCGCTGGGACGGCGCCACCCTGAGCGTCGACGACATGATCAACGAAGGTGTGCGTCGCGCCTACAACCTGCCAGAAAACGTCCTGCGCGCCTCGATCCTGGCCGACCCGGCCGGTGCCCGCAAGAACACCAAGGACAACACCCCGGCAGTGATCCACTACTCCATCGTCCCCGGCGACAAGGTCGAGGTCGATGTCGCAGCCAAGGGCGGCGGCTCGGAAAACAAGTCGAAGATGGCCATGCTCAACCCGTCCGACTCGATCGTCGACTGGGTACTGAAGACCGTGCCGACCATGGGCGCTGGCTGGTGCCCGCCTGGCATGCTCGGCATCGGCATCGGCGGCACCGCCGAGAAGGCTGCGGTTATGGCCAAAGAAGTGTTGATGGAGTCCATCGACATCCACGAACTGAAAGCCCGTGGCCCGCAGAACCGCATTGAAGAGATCCGCCTGGAGCTGTTCGACAAGGTCAACCAGCTGGGTATCGGCGCCCAGGGCCTGGGTGGCCTGACCACCGTGCTCGACGTCAAGATCATGGATTACCCAACCCACGCCGCTTCGCTGCCGGTGTGCATGATCCCCAACTGCGCCGCTACCCGCCACGCCCACTTCGTGCTCGATGGCTCCGGCCCGGCCGAGCTGGAAGCGCCGTCGCTGGACGCCTACCCAGAAATCGTCTGGGAAGCCGGCCCGAGCGCGCGTCGCGTCGACCTCGACGCCATCACCCCGGAAGAAGTCGCCAGCTGGAAGCCGGGCGAAACCATCCTGCTCAACGGCAAGATGCTGACCGGCCGCGATGCTGCGCACAAGCGCATGGTCGAAATGCTCAACCGTGGCGAAGAGCTGCCGGTAGACCTGAAAGGCCGCTTCATCTACTACGTTGGCCCGGTCGACCCGGTCGGTGACGAAGTGGTAGGCCCAGCCGGCCCGACCACCGCCACCCGTATGGACAAGTTCACCCGCCAGATCCTCGAGCAAACCGGCCTTTTGGGCATGATCGGCAAATCCGAGCGCGGCCCAACCGCCATCGAAGCGATCAAGGACAACAAGGCCGTGTACCTGATGGCCGTCGGCGGCGCTGCCTACCTGGTAGCCCAGGCCATCCGCAAGTCGAAGGTCCTGGCCTTCGCCGAGCTGGGCATGGAAGCGATCTACGAGTTCGAGGTCAAGGACATGCCGGTGACCGTCGCCGTAGACAGCAACGGTGAGTCGGTGCACATCACTGGCCCTGCCCTGTGGCAGAGCAAGATTGCCCAGAGCCTGGCAGTCGAAGTGAAGTAA
- a CDS encoding carbon-nitrogen hydrolase family protein — MIRLAACQYAIELHETWDAYADHLQGLCAEAVEAGARLLLLPEYAGLVLSGQLVPEQRGDLKASIAGIQPLVEPWLALCEGIARRWGVYLQPGSLPVLDSDGRYRNRAWLCGPKGVLGYQDKLMMTRFEREQWGIAAGQGLQVFDTELGRLGILICYDNEFPMLARHLAEAGADLVLAPSCTDTEAGYHRVRIGAQARALENQIAVLQSPTVGLAPWSPALDENIGRAGLFVPPDHGMPGDGVLALSEQLRPATSQWLVCDVDLEEVRRVRREGQVFTRRDWPEQFDRIV; from the coding sequence ATGATCCGCCTGGCGGCCTGCCAGTACGCCATCGAGCTGCACGAAACCTGGGACGCCTACGCTGACCACCTGCAAGGCCTGTGCGCCGAAGCGGTGGAGGCGGGCGCGCGCTTGTTGCTGCTGCCGGAGTACGCCGGGCTGGTGCTTAGTGGGCAGTTGGTGCCCGAGCAGCGGGGTGACCTGAAGGCCTCTATCGCGGGCATACAGCCGCTGGTCGAACCGTGGTTGGCATTGTGCGAGGGCATCGCCCGGCGCTGGGGGGTCTATTTGCAACCCGGCAGCCTGCCGGTGCTCGACAGTGATGGCCGCTACCGCAACCGGGCCTGGTTGTGTGGCCCCAAGGGGGTGCTGGGCTATCAGGACAAACTGATGATGACCCGCTTCGAGCGCGAGCAGTGGGGCATTGCCGCGGGCCAGGGGCTGCAGGTGTTCGACACCGAGTTGGGGCGCCTGGGGATTCTGATCTGCTACGACAATGAATTCCCGATGCTGGCCCGGCACTTGGCCGAGGCGGGTGCCGACCTGGTCCTGGCGCCGAGCTGTACCGACACCGAGGCGGGTTACCACCGGGTGCGCATCGGCGCCCAGGCGCGGGCGTTGGAGAACCAGATAGCGGTATTGCAGAGCCCCACGGTCGGGCTGGCGCCCTGGTCGCCGGCGCTGGATGAGAATATCGGCCGGGCAGGGTTATTCGTGCCACCGGATCATGGGATGCCGGGGGATGGGGTGCTGGCCTTGAGTGAGCAGTTGCGCCCTGCCACTAGCCAGTGGCTGGTGTGTGACGTGGACCTGGAAGAAGTGCGGCGGGTAAGGCGGGAAGGGCAGGTGTTTACCCGCAGGGACTGGCCAGAGCAGTTTGACCGGATCGTGTGA
- a CDS encoding GNAT family N-acetyltransferase — protein sequence MEIRLLHGAAIAPYIDDLARLRLTVFREFPYLYDGTAEYEADYLATYARSGRSLVVLALDQGKVVGASTGLPLVDVAPELQQPFLAQGRDPASVYYFGESVVLPEYRGQGLGVRFFIERESYAHKLAEFDYCAFCAVERPGVHPRRPANYKPLHGFWRNRGFLHDPSLRTRYAWRDLDEAQSSDKLMSFWLKELPI from the coding sequence ATGGAAATACGCCTGTTGCACGGCGCCGCTATCGCGCCTTACATCGATGACCTCGCTCGCCTGCGCCTTACCGTGTTCCGCGAGTTTCCCTACCTTTATGACGGCACCGCAGAGTACGAGGCCGATTACCTGGCCACCTATGCCCGCTCCGGGCGCAGCCTAGTGGTATTGGCGCTGGACCAAGGCAAGGTGGTCGGCGCCTCCACCGGCTTGCCGCTGGTGGACGTCGCCCCCGAACTCCAGCAGCCATTCCTGGCCCAAGGGCGCGACCCGGCCAGCGTGTATTACTTCGGTGAGTCGGTGGTGCTGCCCGAATACCGTGGCCAAGGCCTGGGGGTGCGCTTCTTTATCGAGCGCGAGTCCTACGCGCACAAACTCGCCGAGTTCGACTACTGCGCGTTCTGCGCGGTCGAGCGGCCAGGTGTGCACCCACGGCGGCCGGCTAACTACAAACCCTTGCACGGCTTTTGGCGTAACCGCGGTTTCCTGCACGACCCGTCACTGCGCACGCGCTACGCGTGGCGCGACCTGGACGAGGCGCAGAGTTCGGACAAGCTGATGTCGTTCTGGCTCAAGGAACTGCCGATATGA
- a CDS encoding nuclear transport factor 2 family protein: protein MTATELVNAYYTAFNAGDMPAFLALLSEDVIHDINQGERQMGKARFAAFMDKMNRCYRERLADIVVMQNAEGSRAAAEFTVHGEYLANDEGLPPANGQTYVLPAGAFFYIHCGKIARVTNYYNLNDWVEQVG, encoded by the coding sequence ATGACCGCTACCGAACTGGTAAATGCTTACTACACCGCTTTCAACGCGGGTGACATGCCAGCCTTTCTCGCCCTGCTCAGTGAAGACGTGATCCACGACATCAACCAAGGCGAGCGGCAGATGGGCAAGGCCCGCTTTGCCGCGTTCATGGACAAGATGAACCGCTGCTACCGCGAGCGCTTGGCCGATATCGTAGTCATGCAAAACGCCGAAGGCAGCCGCGCGGCAGCGGAGTTCACCGTGCATGGCGAATACCTGGCCAATGACGAAGGGTTGCCGCCCGCCAACGGGCAAACCTATGTGTTGCCGGCGGGCGCGTTCTTCTATATCCACTGCGGCAAGATTGCCCGGGTGACCAACTACTACAACCTCAATGACTGGGTTGAGCAGGTCGGTTAA
- a CDS encoding DJ-1/PfpI family protein, whose amino-acid sequence MTAKKILMLVGDYVEDYEAMVPFQALGMVGHTVHAVCPEKVAGQTVRTAIHDFEGEQTYSEKPGHNFALNYDFVRVRAESYDALLIPGGRAPEYLRLDEKVLELVRAFDQAGKPIAAVCHGAQLLAAAGVLEGRECSAYPACAPEVRLAGGTFIDIAVDQAHVDGNLVTAPAWPAHPAWLAAFLKVLGTRIV is encoded by the coding sequence ATGACGGCTAAGAAAATTCTCATGTTGGTCGGCGACTACGTTGAAGATTACGAGGCCATGGTGCCGTTCCAGGCGCTGGGTATGGTCGGCCACACGGTGCATGCGGTATGCCCGGAGAAGGTGGCGGGGCAGACCGTGCGTACCGCGATTCACGATTTCGAGGGTGAACAGACCTACAGCGAAAAGCCAGGCCACAACTTTGCCTTGAACTACGATTTCGTGCGCGTGCGGGCCGAAAGTTACGACGCGCTGCTGATCCCCGGCGGCCGTGCGCCTGAGTACCTGCGCCTGGATGAGAAGGTGCTGGAGCTGGTGCGGGCGTTCGACCAGGCCGGCAAGCCGATTGCAGCGGTGTGCCATGGGGCCCAGCTGCTGGCGGCGGCCGGCGTGCTGGAAGGGCGTGAATGCAGTGCTTATCCGGCGTGTGCGCCGGAGGTGCGCTTGGCCGGCGGGACATTCATCGATATCGCGGTGGACCAGGCGCACGTGGACGGCAATCTGGTGACCGCGCCAGCATGGCCGGCGCACCCGGCGTGGCTGGCGGCCTTCCTCAAGGTGCTGGGCACCCGTATCGTCTGA
- a CDS encoding phosphatidylserine/phosphatidylglycerophosphate/cardiolipin synthase family protein, translated as MPGPVFPWRDGNQFELLIDGPEFFPRMLQAIVRAQSQVDLELYLVEAGDCADAVVEVLEQAARRGVRVRCLFDDYGSLAFNSTLRQRLLDAGVYLRWYNRLRWKRGLRNLYRDHRKLLLVDERWAVVGGTGVTDEFWTPGEATSEWHEVMVQMQGPVVNDWQLLFDRQWHANNRRTAWRPAEGFGLPRLPKVPTQGQGMGRVAYADARQHQDILHSLVRAINSGKRRVWLATPYFLPTWSVRRSLRRAASKGVDVRLLLTGPRTDHPSVRYAGHRYYPRLLRAGVRIYEYQPCFLHLKMVLIDDWVSIGSCNFDHWNLRFNLEANIEALDPPLTAAVQASFERDFALSEVVDLGHWHSRPLWRRVKQRVWGWLDRLVVNLLDRRD; from the coding sequence ATGCCAGGGCCGGTCTTCCCCTGGCGGGATGGCAACCAGTTCGAGCTGCTGATCGACGGCCCCGAGTTCTTTCCGCGCATGCTCCAGGCGATCGTGCGCGCCCAGTCGCAGGTTGACCTGGAGCTGTACCTGGTCGAGGCCGGCGACTGCGCCGATGCCGTGGTCGAAGTGCTGGAGCAGGCTGCCCGACGCGGTGTACGGGTGCGCTGCCTGTTCGACGACTATGGCTCACTGGCTTTCAACAGCACGTTGCGCCAGCGTCTGCTGGATGCCGGTGTGTACCTGCGCTGGTACAACCGCCTGCGTTGGAAGCGTGGCCTGCGCAACCTGTACCGCGATCACCGCAAGCTGCTGCTGGTGGATGAGCGCTGGGCAGTGGTGGGCGGCACGGGTGTCACCGACGAGTTCTGGACGCCGGGCGAGGCGACCAGTGAATGGCACGAGGTAATGGTGCAGATGCAGGGGCCGGTAGTGAACGACTGGCAATTGCTGTTCGACCGCCAGTGGCATGCCAACAACCGCCGAACCGCTTGGCGCCCAGCGGAAGGTTTTGGCCTGCCGCGCCTACCCAAGGTGCCTACCCAGGGTCAGGGTATGGGCCGGGTGGCCTATGCCGACGCCCGTCAGCACCAGGACATCCTGCATTCGCTGGTGCGCGCGATCAACAGCGGCAAGCGGCGGGTGTGGCTGGCTACACCCTACTTTCTGCCAACCTGGAGCGTGCGCCGGTCGCTGCGCCGGGCTGCCAGCAAGGGGGTCGATGTGCGGCTGCTGCTGACCGGGCCGCGCACCGATCATCCTTCGGTACGTTACGCCGGGCACCGCTATTACCCCCGTTTGTTGCGCGCAGGGGTACGTATCTACGAGTACCAGCCGTGTTTTCTGCACCTGAAGATGGTGCTGATCGACGACTGGGTCAGTATCGGCTCGTGCAACTTCGACCATTGGAACCTGCGCTTCAACCTTGAGGCCAACATCGAGGCACTCGATCCGCCGCTGACGGCTGCGGTACAGGCCAGCTTCGAGCGCGATTTTGCCTTGAGCGAGGTGGTTGACCTCGGCCATTGGCATTCCCGGCCACTGTGGCGCCGGGTGAAGCAGCGGGTGTGGGGCTGGCTGGACCGATTGGTGGTCAACTTGCTCGACCGTCGCGACTGA
- a CDS encoding YceI family protein, with translation MFKLPRLLPAMLLAFCLPAHANWHLDGESSRLSFITGKNGDTAEVHRFLVLHGTVDRKGAAGLSIEMDSVNSGVPLRDERMRDDLFEVERFAEAKVQAQLDLRPINDLATGAQIELRLPLTVTLHGQSHSYNALLLATRLDERRFQVVTLEPLVLRAEDFGLLPGLESLRKFAKLKSINPSVPVNAVLIFTAR, from the coding sequence ATGTTCAAACTGCCCCGTCTGCTGCCCGCCATGTTGCTGGCTTTTTGCCTGCCTGCTCACGCCAACTGGCACCTCGATGGCGAATCGTCGCGCCTGTCGTTCATAACCGGCAAAAACGGTGATACCGCCGAAGTGCATCGCTTCCTGGTGCTGCATGGCACGGTCGACCGCAAGGGTGCGGCGGGGTTGAGCATCGAGATGGACTCGGTGAACAGCGGCGTCCCATTGCGTGACGAACGCATGCGTGACGACCTGTTCGAGGTGGAGCGTTTTGCCGAAGCCAAGGTGCAGGCGCAATTGGACCTGCGGCCGATCAACGACCTGGCCACCGGTGCCCAGATCGAGCTGCGCCTGCCGCTCACGGTGACCCTGCATGGCCAGTCTCACAGCTACAACGCCCTGCTGCTGGCCACCCGCCTGGACGAGCGCCGCTTCCAGGTAGTAACCCTCGAGCCACTGGTGCTGCGCGCCGAGGATTTCGGCCTGCTGCCGGGCCTGGAAAGCTTGCGCAAATTTGCCAAGCTCAAATCCATCAACCCGTCGGTGCCGGTTAACGCGGTGCTGATCTTCACCGCTCGCTGA
- a CDS encoding serine hydrolase yields the protein MKALLLTLAMVTGCAWAEDWPQPDWPIDNATLNWQAVDAYAFPASTSPARSGIRTDALLIIRDGRILHERYSAPTSVATAHLTWSVSKSVLATLLGVAQGEGRFQLQDPVSRYYPAMRAHPGVRMADLLHWASGLDWQEGYEYTPLKSSVVAMLYTRGRQDMAAYTAAQGTAANPGQRFLYSSGDSNLLAAALRGMLDADQYADYPWHALFTPLGIGSAVWERDRAGTYVGSSYLYLTARDLARIGLLMQRDGRWQGRQLLPKAWVAFNRMPFTHAATVPGEANPGGHWWLNQPLLGAPRPWPNAPADTYAALGHWGQALYVLPAHKLVIVRYADDRDGSYQHDELLKRILATLAGEGA from the coding sequence ATGAAGGCTCTCCTGCTGACACTGGCGATGGTTACGGGTTGCGCATGGGCCGAAGACTGGCCCCAACCCGACTGGCCCATCGACAACGCCACCCTCAACTGGCAAGCCGTCGACGCCTACGCCTTCCCAGCATCCACCAGCCCCGCACGCAGCGGTATCCGCACCGACGCCCTGCTGATCATCCGCGACGGCCGCATCCTCCACGAACGCTACAGCGCTCCCACCAGCGTCGCCACCGCTCACCTCACTTGGTCGGTAAGCAAGAGCGTGTTGGCCACGCTACTGGGCGTGGCCCAGGGCGAGGGACGTTTTCAGCTGCAGGACCCGGTCAGCCGCTACTACCCGGCGATGCGCGCCCACCCCGGCGTGCGCATGGCCGACCTGTTGCACTGGGCCAGCGGCCTGGACTGGCAGGAAGGCTACGAATACACCCCGCTCAAGTCCTCGGTAGTGGCCATGCTGTATACCCGTGGCCGCCAGGACATGGCAGCGTACACCGCAGCGCAGGGCACGGCGGCCAACCCAGGCCAGCGGTTTCTCTATTCCAGTGGTGACAGCAACCTGCTGGCCGCCGCGCTGCGCGGCATGCTCGATGCCGACCAGTACGCCGATTACCCCTGGCACGCGCTGTTCACCCCGTTGGGGATCGGCAGTGCGGTGTGGGAACGGGACCGGGCGGGTACCTACGTGGGCTCTTCCTACTTGTACCTCACAGCCCGTGACCTGGCGCGCATCGGCCTGTTGATGCAGCGCGATGGGCGCTGGCAGGGCCGGCAATTGCTGCCCAAAGCCTGGGTTGCCTTCAACCGCATGCCGTTTACCCACGCCGCAACCGTGCCCGGCGAGGCTAACCCCGGCGGCCACTGGTGGCTCAACCAGCCGCTGCTTGGCGCCCCACGGCCTTGGCCGAATGCGCCGGCAGATACTTACGCCGCCCTCGGCCATTGGGGCCAGGCGCTGTATGTGCTGCCTGCGCACAAGCTGGTGATCGTGCGTTATGCCGATGACCGCGACGGCAGCTACCAGCACGACGAACTGCTCAAGCGCATACTGGCGACGTTGGCCGGGGAGGGCGCATGA
- the olsB gene encoding L-ornithine N(alpha)-acyltransferase encodes MTRIAHAGDTSTERRLQAERLVGAAALHEAQALRYKVFSAEFKAKLKGAEQGLDMDDYDVHCRHIGVRDLSTGELVATTRLLDHQAASSLGRFYSEEEFSLHGLLQLQGPILELGRTCVAPNYRNGGTIAVLWGELAEVLNEGGYSYLMGCASIPMQDGGVQAHAVMQRLRDRYLCTEHLRAEPKNPLPKLALPGNVIAEMPPLLKAYMRLGAKICGEPCWDQDFQVADVFILLKRDELCPRYARHFKAAV; translated from the coding sequence ATGACTCGGATCGCTCACGCTGGTGACACCAGCACCGAACGCCGTCTGCAAGCCGAACGCCTGGTTGGCGCTGCGGCCCTGCACGAAGCCCAGGCCCTACGCTACAAAGTGTTCAGCGCAGAATTCAAGGCCAAGCTCAAAGGTGCCGAGCAGGGCCTGGACATGGACGACTACGACGTGCATTGCCGCCACATTGGCGTACGCGACCTGAGCACCGGCGAGCTGGTCGCCACCACCCGCCTGCTCGACCACCAGGCCGCCAGCAGCCTGGGGCGCTTCTACAGCGAAGAAGAGTTCAGCCTGCACGGCCTGTTGCAATTGCAGGGCCCGATCCTGGAGCTAGGCCGCACGTGCGTGGCCCCCAACTACCGTAACGGCGGCACCATTGCCGTGCTTTGGGGCGAACTGGCCGAAGTGCTCAACGAGGGCGGTTACAGCTACCTGATGGGTTGCGCCAGCATTCCCATGCAGGATGGCGGGGTGCAGGCCCACGCCGTGATGCAGCGCCTGCGCGACCGCTACTTGTGCACCGAACACCTACGTGCCGAACCGAAAAACCCGTTGCCCAAGCTGGCCTTACCCGGCAACGTCATCGCCGAAATGCCACCGCTGCTCAAGGCCTATATGCGCCTGGGTGCAAAAATCTGCGGCGAGCCGTGTTGGGACCAGGACTTCCAGGTGGCCGACGTATTCATCCTGCTCAAGCGCGACGAACTGTGCCCACGTTACGCCCGCCACTTCAAGGCAGCGGTCTGA
- a CDS encoding lysophospholipid acyltransferase family protein, which produces MAKLRVLARLARLLWVLLLGMLMASVIALGERLGFKAPIERRQRWTRLFMKRLVAALPFDVRVMGELPQRPMLWVSNHVSWTDIPLLGMLLPLSFLSKAEVRHWPVAGWLAEKAGTLFIRRGGGDSQRLREQIAGQLGLARPLLIFPEGTTTNGRTLRTFHGRLLAGAIDRGVAVQPVAIQYLRDGQIDPIAPFIGDDDLVSHLMRLFAQPRGEVCIHLLPPIGSVGKERAVLALQAQQAVQLALFGVAEVEVVPRRQARAA; this is translated from the coding sequence ATGGCGAAGCTGCGGGTACTGGCCCGCCTGGCTCGGCTGCTGTGGGTACTGCTGTTGGGCATGCTGATGGCGAGCGTGATCGCCTTGGGCGAACGCCTGGGGTTCAAGGCGCCCATCGAGCGCCGCCAGCGCTGGACCCGCCTGTTCATGAAACGCCTGGTCGCAGCCCTGCCCTTCGACGTACGGGTGATGGGCGAGCTGCCGCAGCGGCCGATGCTGTGGGTGAGCAACCACGTATCCTGGACCGACATTCCCCTGCTCGGCATGCTGCTACCGCTGTCGTTCCTGTCCAAGGCCGAAGTGCGCCACTGGCCGGTGGCCGGCTGGCTGGCGGAAAAAGCCGGCACGCTGTTCATCCGCCGTGGCGGTGGTGACAGTCAACGCCTGCGCGAACAGATTGCCGGGCAACTAGGCCTGGCCCGGCCGCTGCTGATCTTCCCCGAAGGCACCACCACCAACGGCCGCACCCTGCGCACCTTCCATGGCCGCCTGCTGGCAGGCGCCATCGACCGCGGTGTGGCGGTACAACCGGTAGCTATCCAATACCTGCGCGACGGCCAGATCGACCCGATTGCGCCCTTTATTGGTGATGATGACCTGGTGTCGCACCTGATGCGCCTGTTTGCCCAGCCCCGGGGCGAGGTGTGCATTCACCTGTTGCCGCCCATTGGCAGCGTGGGCAAGGAGCGTGCGGTGCTGGCGTTGCAGGCGCAGCAGGCGGTTCAGCTGGCGCTGTTCGGGGTTGCAGAGGTTGAGGTGGTGCCACGGCGGCAGGCGCGGGCTGCCTGA
- a CDS encoding ACP phosphodiesterase, whose protein sequence is MNYLAHLHLGGPAPQQLLGSLYGDFVKGSLEGRFPPALEAAIRLHRHIDSYTDQHPLVLAALARFPRERRRFAGIVLDVFFDHCLALHWHDYAEQPLAQFTGAFYRVLLAEPELPGRLARIAPFMAADDWLGAYGDFATLEQVFNGIARRLSRPEGMVGVMGELERLYEPLLADFKAFYPQLQAFAAAGRMPGS, encoded by the coding sequence ATGAACTACCTCGCACACCTGCACCTGGGCGGCCCGGCGCCGCAACAACTGCTTGGCAGCCTGTACGGCGATTTTGTCAAAGGCTCGCTGGAAGGGCGCTTCCCGCCTGCGCTGGAGGCGGCCATTCGGCTGCACCGGCATATCGACAGCTATACCGACCAGCACCCCTTGGTGTTAGCCGCGTTGGCGCGCTTTCCGCGTGAGCGGCGGCGCTTTGCCGGTATTGTCCTGGATGTGTTCTTCGACCACTGCCTGGCACTGCATTGGCACGACTATGCCGAGCAACCGCTGGCGCAGTTCACCGGCGCCTTTTATCGGGTGCTGCTGGCAGAGCCGGAGTTGCCGGGGCGGCTGGCGCGGATTGCGCCGTTCATGGCGGCGGATGACTGGCTGGGGGCGTATGGCGACTTTGCCACGCTGGAGCAGGTGTTCAATGGCATTGCCCGGAGGCTGTCACGGCCCGAAGGGATGGTTGGGGTGATGGGCGAGCTGGAGCGTTTGTATGAGCCGCTGCTGGCCGACTTCAAGGCGTTTTACCCGCAGTTGCAGGCATTTGCGGCGGCAGGGCGAATGCCTGGCAGTTAG
- a CDS encoding helix-turn-helix transcriptional regulator has protein sequence MPLDLDEIIKALAHPVRREILSWLKDPAAQFPDQYHSTEHGVCAGQIDQRCGLSQSTVSAHLATLQRAGLISSQKIGQWHFFKRDEATIQAFLEQLRQAL, from the coding sequence ATGCCTCTCGATCTCGACGAAATCATAAAAGCGCTGGCCCACCCGGTCAGGCGAGAAATCCTCAGCTGGCTGAAAGACCCGGCAGCGCAATTTCCCGACCAGTACCACAGCACCGAGCACGGTGTATGTGCCGGGCAGATCGACCAACGCTGCGGCCTGTCGCAGTCGACGGTCTCCGCCCACCTGGCCACCTTGCAGCGCGCCGGGCTGATCAGCAGCCAGAAGATCGGCCAATGGCACTTCTTCAAACGCGACGAGGCCACTATCCAGGCGTTCCTCGAACAACTGCGCCAAGCACTCTGA